The Pseudoalteromonas ulvae UL12 DNA window TCCGAATGCCAAACTCTATGCTCCTTGGTTATGGGAAGAGTTTATTAGGCATTTTGGCATGGAAAACATTCAGTTTATGCCAATAAAAGACGAAGGCGGCGACTTTATGCTCGGCAGCACTAGCTTAAAGTTCATCCCTGCGCATTATTTACACTCTTCAGGGAATTTTAATGTTTATGATCCTGAAGCAAAAATCTTAATGAGTGGCGATTTAGGGGCTGCACTTGAGTCTACTAAAGCCCCTATGTTTGTTGACGATTTTGCTAAGCACATTCCAAAAATGGAGTATTTCCACAAGCGTTGGATGCCATCAAATCGTGCCAAAATGAACTGGATTGCGCGCGTACGTGAACTCGATATTGAGATGATGGCGCCTCAGCATGGCCGAATTTTTAAAGGAGACAGTGTTGGGGAGTTTTTAGCTTGGTTTGAAAAGTTGGATGTCGGTTCGGCTGTTTAATCTTGCTTTTAGTGGGCTATTTTTGCATTGTGCCACTTTATCACATGATAAAGTGGCTTTTTTATTTAGGTGGGTCGTTAATGTTATCAAAAATACTCGGGTTATTATTGTTGGTGAGCTGCGCAGGTCAGGCTGAACAACTCGCTAAAGCTGAGCGCTTGTACGACTTTGATCATAAAGTTCATTACTCACTGACGGCTTATTCAGAACAAGAGTTTTTGCTTGAAATAGACGCAGATACGTACACGCATTTTGCTAATCAAAGTGTCTTTTTATTACGTCAGGCATCAGTGTTGTGCAAAGAGCAGCCATTTGCCCTTAAAGTCATATCGGGGGTGCAAGAGTACCGTGCGCTCCCAACTGAGCCTAGGGCGTATCAAGCGCCTTTAACTGTTCAGCTGCGCTGTGAATTAAAGGCGAATAAATAAAGACCTAATCTTTGTAGCCCCACGGCGCAGGTGGTGCCTGTACTGGTTGAGTGAGGTCAAAATCAACTCGAAACTCTCGGCCTTCTCGAGTCAGACGATAAGTGAATTTTTCAGGGTAAATATACATGTGCCATGTATTCCCAGTCGATTGTGGAATGCCAGAAGCAACAAACAGCTCTTTTGAATAGTGGTCTGCAGGAAATGATTGAGCCTGAGGCCAACCAGCATCGACAGTGTGTCCACCGTACATGGTTGATTTATCATCTTCGCCATTCTTCATTCTATGATCATGCTTAAGAGAGAGCCCAGAACCTGTTTTAGTTATTATCCAAGTACGAGAAGCATTATCACCAACATGAAAAGGTATTTGTAGCTCTGAATCGGTACAACGCCTGACGTGCATGACTAGTTTCTTTTCACTAAAAGCACTATCAGCACTGTTCCCTTCGGTCACTTTTCCGCTAAAAGCTTTGCCACACAGTACACTTAGTTTGTCAAAAAATTGATCTTGGGTTGGAATGGAAACAAGAGGAGCTTGCGCAAATGCGCTGTGTCCCCAAAGTAAGCAGCTTGCAGTGGCGATAGTCGATATTTTCATTGTGCACTCTATTGGCTAATTTAAATCACTAGCATAATTTGTTTTTTTGACAGCGCAAGGCTTCTTCGATGAATCACTAATAGCGCGAAATGCAAATGTGTTTCATTTGTTAAATAAATGATATTTAAATGATTTATTTATCAATTTAAGAAAATTTTATTTTAGTTTATCACTGTGCTGCCGATAATAGGTTCAGTGGTTATGTTACACATAACAGCCCTGAAAAGGATCTAGTCACCGCATCGGGATCTGCGATCAACGAGAGTACCTCTATGTTCAAAGCGTTAACAATAAAAAGAAAACTACAACTATTAGCTCTAATGGCGATGACATCGCTTTTATGTTTGTCATTGTTAAATTTATATATTGCCAATAAAAAACAAGTTATTGCCGATGCCAAAGATCAATTATCTCTGATTGAAAGTGCAGTGACTGATTCACTAAGAATCGAAGTGGCATTTTTAGCTAAACCTGACCCTAAATATTTACCACAAATGGAAGAGGTGGTGAACCACGCATTAAAAACCAATGCCAACCTACAGCAAGTGATTAATCAATTGGATTATCGCTCTGGTAAATTTGACTCTATTTCACAGGCATTCAATGACTTGTTAAGTAATTTTGAGCAAATGAGTCATGCCATGGAGCAGTACGGATACGATCAAAACCAAGGATTGCGAGGTGAGCTCCGAAGTAAAGTTCATGAGTTGGAGGCATTGGCACAGCAGAATCAAGATGATAAAGCGTTGGTGCTGTTATTGCAGATCCGCCGCAGCGAAAAAGATTTTATTATTCGCGGTCAAAGTAAGTATCTAGATAAAGTAGCAAGTGGTGTTAAAGCGCTCAAAACCTATATGCAACAATCGGGTCACCGTAATCTCAAAGCGATAGATCAATATTTGATTGCATTTATGAAAGCGAGTGAGCAATACAATCATCTCGGGTATAAAAACACAGACTCAGGATTGAAAAGTGAGTTAGATAAAATACAACAGCGCCTAGATGATACGGTTGAAGCGCTGGTGGCGGAGTTGCATCAAGTACAAGTGTCAGAATACAACGATGCTCAAACGCTGCAGTGGTCATTTAGTATGCTGATGGCGGTTATCTTATTAACACTTTTATTACTGGTCATTCGTTCGATCACCAATAGTATTGATAGTGCAATAACCGATATTGCCAAGGTGACACAAACTGGTGATTTACGTTTAACCATTACTCAGCACAGTCAAGATGAGATTGGGCAATTAGCGCGCTCAGTGAATGAGTTGTTAGGAAAGTTTTTATCGGTAATTCGCTCTATTCATAGTGCTGTTGATATCGTCAATACTGAATCAACACGTGTGGCAATGAGTGTCGATCAAAGTGGTCAGCAATTAGTGCAGCAAAAAATGGAAGTTGAAACAGTCGCCAGTGCTGTGACTGAAATGGGGGCGGTTGCTCATGATATAGCCATCAATGCAGAGCAAACAGCCAAACGTGTTGATGCGGTATCAACTAACGCACAAAGTGGGCAGGTTCAAGTGCAGTCAACTATTTCAGCCATGACTGCGTTGAGTTCTCAATTAGTCGAATCAGCTAAACAAGTGTATTTATTGCAGGACAAAAGTAATGCCATCAATGCCGTGTTAACGGTAATCAAAGGAATTGCCGAGCAAACCAACTTATTAGCGTTAAATGCAGCTATTGAAGCTGCAAGAGCCGGTGAGCAAGGCCGAGGTTTTGCTGTTGTCGCGGATGAAGTGCGCTCTCTTGCTGTTAAGACCCAAGAATCGACAGCAGAAATCACGGATATAATTAATGAGCTGCAAGCTAGTACATCAAATATTGTCGGTAGCATTGACCAATGTAAACAGCAGGGGCTGTTAACTGCAGAACAAACTGAGTTGGCTGGTGCGGCGTTTTCCGACATTATTGCCGATATCCAAGAAGTATCCGATATGACCTCGACTATTGCTGTTGCGGTTGAGCAACAATCGACTGTTGCGCAAGAAATAAACCTCAATATTGTGCGAATTAGCGATTACGCAGACGAACTTGCCAATAATTCCCAGCAAAATGCTCAGGCCTCTGCACAAGTCTCTGAGCAAGCACATCAATTAGATGATGCAATCAGTTGGTTTAAGAGTTAATAAATTCCAGAACTCTGGATAATAAACCTCTCAACCAGAGCTGAGGTTATAGAGCTACAAAGAAAGTATGAAATCGCCACTCTTAAGTGGCGTTTCTGTTTAAAGTCTTATATTTTAATAGATTACTGAATAACATTTGGAATGAATATGGCTGATTTTTCTTCACACCAAGCAGGAACGTTTTGTTGGTCTGAGTTGTGCACACACAATTGGCAGCAAGGTAAAGAGTTTTATACTACTTTGTTTGGCTGGGGGGTCGATGACCAGCCTATAGGACCCGATTTGTTTTACACTATGCTGCAAAAAGAAGGGGCAGATATTGCAGCTATGTACCAAATGGAAGCGACAAGGATAGAGCTTGATCTTCCTAGTCATTGGTTAAGTTATGTCGCCGTTGATGATGTTGACGTGGTTACAGCAAAAGCGCAAGCATTAGGTGCCAGATTGATTCACGGCCCTCATGCAGTGGGCGATGCGGGTAAAATGGCTTTATTTGAAGAGCCACAAGGAGCTGTTTTCGCTATTTGGCAAGGTATGGCTCACCCAGGTGCGCGAAAGTTACACGAACCAAGCACTGTGTGTTGGACTGAGCTTGCCACGAAAAATGCTGAACAAAGTCGTGCTTTCTATTGCCAATTATTTGATTGGGAATCACATGTCGAAGATATGGAAGGCATGCTTTATACCCAATTTAAAATCGCCGGTCAGCCTGTCGCGGGTATGCTAGAGATGAACGATGAATGGGGAGATATCCCCGCGCATTGGATGACTTACTTTGCTGTAGACAACTGTGACGCAATGGCAGATCAAGCAACTCAATTAGGGGGCATAGTTTGCGTTCCGCCTACCTCAATAAAAAATGTTGGTCGGTTTAGTGTGATTACCGATCCACAAGGGGCCGTTTTTTCAATTATTGAATTAGAAACGCCGCAATAGCTTGTGTTGGCACAATTCGCCCTTATGTTAAAAGGTGTAACAGTAGTTACACCTTTTTTATTTCAATTTATAAGGACTTAATATGTCTGCACATGTAGTTATCACCGGAGCAAATCGTGGGATTGGACTGAGCTTTTGTCAGCATTATTTAGCAAAAGGATATGAGGTGACAGCGGTTGTGCGAGAAGCGTCTTCAGAGCTAAAAGCGCTAGCGCTTAATGTAATTGATGGCATTGATGTCAGTTTAGCTGAAGATGTTGCCTCGTTAACGCAACGACTTAATGGACGCAGTATTGATATTTTAATTAATAACGCAGGGATTTTTCATAATGAAACCCTCGCTGATATTGACTTTGATGCGATAGTAAAGCAATTGGAAATTAATAGCTTAGGTCCTATTCGTGTCACTGCTGCATTGCAAAAGAACTTAGTAGAAGGCGCGAAAGTTGCAATGATCACCAGTCGTATGGGATCGATAGCGGATAATACCTCGGGTGGGTATATCGGTTATCGAATGTCTAAAGCGGCTCTTAATGCAGCAAGCGTTAGCCTCGCACATGAACTTAAACCACGAGGCATTGCTGTAGCAATTTTACATCCCGGTTTTGTGCAAACACAGATGGTTGGCTTTGCAGGCGATATTTCTCCTCAAGAGGCATCGAGTCGATTAATTGCGCGTATTGATGAGTTAACTCTAGATACAACTGGTACTTTTTGGCATTCCAATGGTGAAGTTTTGCCTTGGTAGATCGTGATTCTATCGATTAACTACTGCCGCGAGTAAGTATTTGCTATGATCCGACTAACTTTGTTTATTCGGATCTTTTTTATGGAACTCGTTGCTGGAAACTTACTACGTTTACCTTTATTTATTTTAAATGACACGCTGGCTGAGCGTGACATAGAGCAACCTGACTTATGTATCGATATCACGTTAAATCAAGATTTAATTGATGAGTTATGTGTGAATCCCGATGTTGATAATAATGCGTGTTTATATCTTGATGATTATCAGCTAGAAGCCATCAACTCGGCATATCACGGGTTATTACAAGAGTCCCACGCTGCACAATTGCAAATTAGCCACGGCCCGTTAGTTGCTGCCATGCTCACAACTGATGACGAACGTGTCTTTGTTTCTCCACATATGGATTTTATGCCAACCTTTGACTTAGGTTTAGAAGGCGAGGAATAACAATGTTTAATCGTTTCGCGTTAGTGTGTTTGATCATCACGATGACAGGGTGCGCCCTGTATGGCGTGACGCAATTTGATACTCTTTATGGTGAGCCTGCGCCACAGTTAAGAATGACTCAGTCACACGATCGCGAAGCAATTCATTACCTCGATACCGTCAAACCTATTATAGAGAGTCGCTGTGTCGTATGTCATGGATGTTACGATGCCCCTTGCCAGTTAAAGCTATCTTCTCCAGAAGGCATTGATCGTGGCATCACAGAAGAACTAGTTTACGATGGTGCACGGTTACTCGCGGCGACTCCACAGCGACTATTCCTTGATGCGCATACTATAGAGCAATGGCGAGAACGGGGATTCAAACCGGTTTTAAATGAACATCTGCAACATCCGGACGTAAACTTAGCAGCCAGTGTCATGCATCAGTCATTGGTGTTAAAGCTGGCTCACCCTTTGCCTGAGCAAGCGGTGTTGGGTGATGAGTTTGATTTTTCTCTCGATCGTAATCAAAGTTGCCCTTCAGCAGAAGGTTATCAGCAGTTTGCACAAGATAATCCGTTGGCGGGGATGCCATACGGCTTTCCGGGGTTATCCCAACAAGAATTTAGCACTTTACAAGCTTGGCTGATGGATGGCGCTAAAATGGCGCAGATTAATGAACCCAGTGTGTTGGAGAGTGAGCAAGTTGCTCGATGGGAAGCATTTTTAAATCAGTCATCAAATAAACATCAGTTGATGGCTCGTTATATTTATGAGCATTGGTTTTTGGCCCATATTTATTTTGATGCTCAGCCTAATCGTAGCTTTTTCAAATTAGTCCGTTCAAAAACCCCACCAGGGCAGCCCATTGAGCAAATTAATACCTTACGTCCGATTGATGACCCTAAAGTGTCTCGGGTGTACTATCGTCTTCGCCACGATAAAAGTACTGTGCTGGCAAAGACGCATTTACCTTTGGCATTGAACGATAGTAAGTTAGCGCGTATTTACCAGCAATTTCTTGCTCCTGACTATCAGGTTGCTTCGTTGCCTAGCTATCGGCCAGAGATTAGCGCCAACCCTTTTAAGGTTTATGAAGCTATTCCTACATCAGCTAAATACCAATTTATGCTCGACGAAGCCCAACTTGTTATTATGGGTTTTATAAAAGGGCCTGTCTGTCGAGGGCAAGTTGCACTCAATGTGATTAATGATCATTTTTGGGTGTTTTTTGTTGATCCCGATAAAAGCAGTAAAGCAGATATAGGCCAATTCTTAGCTAAAAATCAAGATGTATTAACTTTACCTGCTCAAGATCAAAGTGCCGTCCTGCCAGTGGCCTCTTGGTTTAAATATGCTCAGGCTCAGTTAAAATACTTTTCAGCCAAGATGGATCTTATGAACACAGTATTCGAAGACACCAGTAAGTTAAATCTCGACTTAATATGGCAAGGTGAAGGGCATAATCACAATGCCGCCCTGACTATTTTTCGCCATTTCGATAGTGCGACCGTTACCAAAGGGTTGGTAGGTCAACCACCCAAAACAGCATGGGTTATCGATTATGCTTTGTTTGAACGTATTCACTATCTGCTGGTGGCGGGCTTTGATGTTTACGGAAATGTGGGTCACCAGCTTAATACCCGACTTTACATGGATTTTCTGCGTATTGAAGGCGAGCAAAATTTCTTAGCATTGCTTCCTGCCAATGTCCGAGAGCGCACCCATCAATACTGGTATCGAAATGCTACTCTGAGCTTTAATGAATATATGCAAGATAAAAATCGCTTCATTCAAGAGTCTGGGGTGGCGTATCAAACAGATGATCCACAAACGGAGTTATATACCAAACTCAAACAGCATCTTAAGCCAGTGTTATCGCAAACTCATGAGTTCACGCAAGATGACTTTAGTCAGCTCAGAGCGCTTGAGCAGGTATCAAGCCACAGTATGAGTCATTTACCTCAAGTCTCGTTTATATTGATTCCTGATAACGATAGTCACCGCGCGTATTCGATAATTAAGAATAATGCTCATTTCAATATTACTAGCTTATTAAATGAAGCATCTCAGCGCGCGTATGCTGAAGACACGTTAACAGTGGCTAGAGGTTTCATTGGTGATTACCCTGCCGTAATTTGGTATGTCGGTCCAAATGAAGTGTCTTCGTTCATTTCGCAGTTCAAGAATATAAAAACCTTGGCTGATTATCAGGTGCTCAAATCTCGTTTTGCGATTCGCCGTACCGATCCTGACTTTTGGAAATATAGTGACTTATTACATGATGTTGCGAAACAATATACCGGTGATGCCTTTGGTTTGTTCGATTACAATCGCTTTGAGAACCGATGACAATTAAAAAAGAATGTTCCGATAGCGGATGCTTATAGTTGTTGCTGACATAAAATTGCGGTAGCATTTGTAAATTAAATGTCAATTGAACACCCGCACACAGTGTTGGTTGATGATGAAAATGTTGCCAAAAACATTGTTGAGAATAAAAATGAAATATCTAATAGCGTTATTGTTGTTATTACCAACAATGAGCTTTGCTCAAAAACAATTAAATAAATGTGTAAGCCCAACAGGGGAAATACGATACACCACTCGCAGTTGTACTGCAGGTGAGCGCCAAA harbors:
- a CDS encoding methyl-accepting chemotaxis protein; this translates as MFKALTIKRKLQLLALMAMTSLLCLSLLNLYIANKKQVIADAKDQLSLIESAVTDSLRIEVAFLAKPDPKYLPQMEEVVNHALKTNANLQQVINQLDYRSGKFDSISQAFNDLLSNFEQMSHAMEQYGYDQNQGLRGELRSKVHELEALAQQNQDDKALVLLLQIRRSEKDFIIRGQSKYLDKVASGVKALKTYMQQSGHRNLKAIDQYLIAFMKASEQYNHLGYKNTDSGLKSELDKIQQRLDDTVEALVAELHQVQVSEYNDAQTLQWSFSMLMAVILLTLLLLVIRSITNSIDSAITDIAKVTQTGDLRLTITQHSQDEIGQLARSVNELLGKFLSVIRSIHSAVDIVNTESTRVAMSVDQSGQQLVQQKMEVETVASAVTEMGAVAHDIAINAEQTAKRVDAVSTNAQSGQVQVQSTISAMTALSSQLVESAKQVYLLQDKSNAINAVLTVIKGIAEQTNLLALNAAIEAARAGEQGRGFAVVADEVRSLAVKTQESTAEITDIINELQASTSNIVGSIDQCKQQGLLTAEQTELAGAAFSDIIADIQEVSDMTSTIAVAVEQQSTVAQEINLNIVRISDYADELANNSQQNAQASAQVSEQAHQLDDAISWFKS
- a CDS encoding VOC family protein — its product is MADFSSHQAGTFCWSELCTHNWQQGKEFYTTLFGWGVDDQPIGPDLFYTMLQKEGADIAAMYQMEATRIELDLPSHWLSYVAVDDVDVVTAKAQALGARLIHGPHAVGDAGKMALFEEPQGAVFAIWQGMAHPGARKLHEPSTVCWTELATKNAEQSRAFYCQLFDWESHVEDMEGMLYTQFKIAGQPVAGMLEMNDEWGDIPAHWMTYFAVDNCDAMADQATQLGGIVCVPPTSIKNVGRFSVITDPQGAVFSIIELETPQ
- a CDS encoding fatty acid cis/trans isomerase, which produces MFNRFALVCLIITMTGCALYGVTQFDTLYGEPAPQLRMTQSHDREAIHYLDTVKPIIESRCVVCHGCYDAPCQLKLSSPEGIDRGITEELVYDGARLLAATPQRLFLDAHTIEQWRERGFKPVLNEHLQHPDVNLAASVMHQSLVLKLAHPLPEQAVLGDEFDFSLDRNQSCPSAEGYQQFAQDNPLAGMPYGFPGLSQQEFSTLQAWLMDGAKMAQINEPSVLESEQVARWEAFLNQSSNKHQLMARYIYEHWFLAHIYFDAQPNRSFFKLVRSKTPPGQPIEQINTLRPIDDPKVSRVYYRLRHDKSTVLAKTHLPLALNDSKLARIYQQFLAPDYQVASLPSYRPEISANPFKVYEAIPTSAKYQFMLDEAQLVIMGFIKGPVCRGQVALNVINDHFWVFFVDPDKSSKADIGQFLAKNQDVLTLPAQDQSAVLPVASWFKYAQAQLKYFSAKMDLMNTVFEDTSKLNLDLIWQGEGHNHNAALTIFRHFDSATVTKGLVGQPPKTAWVIDYALFERIHYLLVAGFDVYGNVGHQLNTRLYMDFLRIEGEQNFLALLPANVRERTHQYWYRNATLSFNEYMQDKNRFIQESGVAYQTDDPQTELYTKLKQHLKPVLSQTHEFTQDDFSQLRALEQVSSHSMSHLPQVSFILIPDNDSHRAYSIIKNNAHFNITSLLNEASQRAYAEDTLTVARGFIGDYPAVIWYVGPNEVSSFISQFKNIKTLADYQVLKSRFAIRRTDPDFWKYSDLLHDVAKQYTGDAFGLFDYNRFENR
- a CDS encoding SDR family oxidoreductase is translated as MSAHVVITGANRGIGLSFCQHYLAKGYEVTAVVREASSELKALALNVIDGIDVSLAEDVASLTQRLNGRSIDILINNAGIFHNETLADIDFDAIVKQLEINSLGPIRVTAALQKNLVEGAKVAMITSRMGSIADNTSGGYIGYRMSKAALNAASVSLAHELKPRGIAVAILHPGFVQTQMVGFAGDISPQEASSRLIARIDELTLDTTGTFWHSNGEVLPW
- a CDS encoding oxygen-binding di-iron domain-containing protein gives rise to the protein MKSSVLYQGKHHKWIVFARDPAKPEKIIDTNQYLIVNDKESVLLDPGGIELFSPMLAGVLSHIELDKLTTLFASHQDPDIISSLGLWDKTIPNAKLYAPWLWEEFIRHFGMENIQFMPIKDEGGDFMLGSTSLKFIPAHYLHSSGNFNVYDPEAKILMSGDLGAALESTKAPMFVDDFAKHIPKMEYFHKRWMPSNRAKMNWIARVRELDIEMMAPQHGRIFKGDSVGEFLAWFEKLDVGSAV